In the Pectinatus sottacetonis genome, GCAACTCCGTATTGAGAACATTTTCCACTAAAAACTATATCTCCAGATAAAACAATTATACATTCATCTATTTTATCTCTAAATTGAGAAACAGCTTCTCCTAATTTATTAATCTTTTCAGTAGATATTGTATATTTATCTCGTATGTGCAAATCACTTAAATGTAATATTAAAATTTTCATAAAATTATTCTCCTATATGTCTTTTTAAAAACACTTATATTATACATGATTTTTATAATTTATACTTTTTTATTATTTTATTTTTATTAAATATTTTTCTCTACTGATTTTTTCCTTATAAAAGTTTACAAAAACTTTATTTTGTTTTTTTAAACTTTCATTTTTTTGTAAATTATACACACTTATTTTATTTTTATATATACTAATTTGTTGTAATATTTTTTCTTTTGAATCAACATACATACTTAATTGATTTTTAGCTCTACTTATGTCCACATAGTATTTATTTCGGTTTGGATTGTCAACAGTAAACTGGTTCTTTCCACAGTTAGTTGAAAATGCATTTCTCACGTCGTAGAATTTTCTTGCGCAACATCTCAAAACTACAACGTCCATACATAATTCGTTTAACAACTTTCAATTTATTGACACTTCCTTCTGCTAAGCCATTATTATAATCATACTGAATTGCATTTTTTATTGCATTGATATCTCTGGTTATACCATTAATAAATGAAGAAATTTCTCTGTTTTCTAGAGCAGTTGCATTCTCAATCCATTTATCTAGATTTTCTATATGTTTACTTTTCAATACTGTTTTAAAACTATTGACTAGACTAATAATCTTTTTGAACATAGGGTATTTATCGTAAACTTTCTCTAATTGTTTTGATGACAGATTCTTAATTTTGGATATAGGTTTATATAAAACTTTGAGCAATAAACTACGATTAAGGATTTCTGTATTTTGAGCTTCTTCAGGACTGTTTTGCTGATTCTCATATAAAGCTTTTTTAAATTTAGACCGATAATATCGAATAAGTGTACTGGACCCTTTATATCCTTTCTGACGAATTATTTATTCAATCTTATTGCAGGTATATCCTCGATATAGCAATGCATTAATTTTATCTAAATATGGATCTAAAATACTTTTTCTTTTAGTACCATAAGTGCCACGAGCTGCATCTACATCGTTTTCTAAATACTTTGCTACGGTATGTCTCGATATATCTAAGTCCTTTGCAATTTTACACATTGAATGTCCCATATTATGTAATTTTATCACTTCATCAATTAATAAACGTTTATGGGCGGTTTTTTCCTCGTGCTTTATTTGGCGCGAATTTTTAAAATACATTACCCGTTCATACTCAGTCATTTTCCGTAATTTATTCAATAACGGAAACTCAAGACTCAATTGTTGACATATTTGATGTTTATTAAGACCATCTTGCAATAATTTATTGGCTTTTTCCATCTTGGCTTCTAGCGTTAATAAACAGTTTGGTAGCTGCAACCCTTTTTCTTTAAAAGCGACCTTCTTTACTGAATTTGTTTCAATAATTATTTTTGAGCTAAAATATTTCATTAAGAAATCTTTACAATAATCCGTTAAATTTTTTAAAAGATGAAATCTATCGCTTACCTGAACTGCTTCGGGATGGGTTTTGGCAATTGCGTTATTATAGGTAAGCGATCCATCTCTGGATACGACCTGAATATTGGGATACTTTTCTAGCCATTCAGTAACATTTTCAAGTTCACGTGAATCAAGTATATCAACGATTTGATGATTATCGATATTAATCATAAGTGTTCCATACGATTCGCGTTTTTTAAAAGCGAAATCATCAATACAAATTCTAACGATTTTTTCATTATTGATAACTGGATTCCCTTTTTTTTAAGAGATTGCAAATTGTACTTTTACCCACATCAGCAATATTGTTTCGTAACAAGTTCATCGCAGTTAATGAACTGACATTTATAGAAATATTGATAATTTCGTCTTTTAATCTTTGAGTTTTCTTAGCATTCGCCGGAAGAAAGTCAAATTTTTCAGCAAATGTAGCATAATTGCATTCTGGATTCTCACAAAACATCTTTCTATTTTGCAAAATAATTTGGACTTTCTTTCCTTGCATCGGCAAATCCTGAAAACTTCTTTCATAATGTGAGTGAGTTTTTACAGAAAGTCTTCCACAATAAGGGCAGATGACTTTTTGACGATTCGAAATAACACGTATAAAAATGGTATCGCCTACGATTTCATGACTTACATAATCTAAGTTTTTATCCAGTAATTTTATAAATTCATCCATGCTTTAATCTCGTTCCTGTTTTTCTTTTATTTTATCAGAAATGAGCACATTTTCAACTAACTATGGAAAGAACCCCTTTATTATTGATGTTATTTTACATGACCTTAAAAAAGTTGTCTAGTTAATTGTAACCTATCCAAGACCATCTGTTTCTTTTTCCAAGGCTTTAATATCTGCAACAATTTCATGGACTGGTTTGGAAGTGAAAGCCATGCAAAAAAATTTATTGAAGGAAAAATTAATAAGTAAAATTTTTTTAAATAAATCTTTATTTAGCAGGTAATAGAATCAAAAAAAGGAGAATATATAAAGCATTAGCTAAAATAGCCATTAAAGAAGAAAATGATTTTATAATGAAATTATATAAAGAAGAAAATAAGCGATATTATAATAATTTATATAGTGCAATAGTATCTTTTGAAATTTTGATATTGACATTAGTAGATTATTTTTATTTAAAAAATAGTATATTTTATAATATAATTCAAGGAAATACTAGAGTATTTATTTTTGTTTGGTGTTTTATGGGGCTCTTTTTAGTAGAGCTTTTAATAGATTTGTATAAAGACGAAATTTATTCAATATACCTTGAATTAATAAAATTAAAATTAAACGAAAATAAAAACTAAAAATTATATTAAGCTGAAATTATAGATATATACGAGATATTATTCGTAAATATGATGTTTTGGAGAGATTTATATTAAAATACATAAAAATACTTTAATTTTTTGCATAA is a window encoding:
- a CDS encoding transposase, with amino-acid sequence MIRQKGYKGSSTLIRYYRSKFKKALYENQQNSPEEAQNTEILNRSLLLKVLYKPISKIKNLSSKQLEKVYDKYPMFKKIISLVNSFKTVLKSKHIENLDKWIENATALENREISSFINGITRDINAIKNAIQYDYNNGLAEGSVNKLKVVKRIMYGRCSFEMLRKKILRREKCIFN
- a CDS encoding transposase produces the protein MNNEKIVRICIDDFAFKKRESYGTLMINIDNHQIVDILDSRELENVTEWLEKYPNIQVVSRDGSLTYNNAIAKTHPEAVQVSDRFHLLKNLTDYCKDFLMKYFSSKIIIETNSVKKVAFKEKGLQLPNCLLTLEAKMEKANKLLQDGLNKHQICQQLSLEFPLLNKLRKMTEYERVMYFKNSRQIKHEEKTAHKRLLIDEVIKLHNMGHSMCKIAKDLDISRHTVAKYLENDVDAARGTYGTKRKSILDPYLDKINALLYRGYTCNKIE
- a CDS encoding transposase family protein — translated: MDEFIKLLDKNLDYVSHEIVGDTIFIRVISNRQKVICPYCGRLSVKTHSHYERSFQDLPMQGKKVQIILQNRKMFCENPECNYATFAEKFDFLPANAKKTQRLKDEIINISINVSSLTAMNLLRNNIADVGKSTICNLLKKRESSYQ